In Myxocyprinus asiaticus isolate MX2 ecotype Aquarium Trade chromosome 46, UBuf_Myxa_2, whole genome shotgun sequence, a single window of DNA contains:
- the LOC127435830 gene encoding ras association domain-containing protein 8-like — protein MELKVWVDGVVRVVCGLSEETSCQDVVIALAQAIGQTGRYVLIQRLRDTERQLLANECPLESLAKLGQHSNEVQFFLRRTGPSSSEENNLHNQTLPLKPSQSEPKRGLPKKSFTFNLGPSSSLCTKSKDSRKTPSPEQRASPILHAAYLPGPSKEEVFRHVLQQQEQLRALESQVVTLERECKAWERSSSDESSLQAEMDVLEKTLWKNQQELVEEVFWEEELRIETERERGMKRRLGELHAKLDDCGQKLHEFNTRAMQLEKDLQKERLEAEVSPSKADSKDSLGLVKAELQSRQKHGEELEMELLNFEKALGRAETLLKAKQEEVEELNKELRQCNLQQFIQQAGALPTHTQSRTDLSEHPELDLIQLLQDKHRDNDLPTRSTAKQFLGHPRNLQHPLVSSLNPEVLTSRESSWR, from the exons ATGGAGCTGAAAGTGTGGGTGGACGGGGTGGTACGAGTGGTTTGTGGCTTATCAGAGGAGACATCATGCCAGGATGTGGTCATTGCACTCGCCCAAGCCATTG GTCAGACGGGTCGATATGTTCTCATTCAGAGGCTGAGGGACACTGAGCGCCAACTTCTGGCCAATGAGTGTCCACTGGAGTCCCTGGCCAAACTTGGCCAGCACAGCAATGAGGTGCAGTTCTTCCTGCGGCGGACCGGCCCAAGCAGCAGTGAAGAAAATAATCTGCACAACCAGACTCTCCCGCTTAAGCCCTCTCAATCAGAACCTAAACGAGGATTGCCAAAAAAGTCCTTCACCTTCAACCTAGGCCCTTCCAGTTCTCTTTGTACGAAATCTAAAGACTCTCGTAAAACGCCATCTCCTGAGCAAAGGGCATCCCCAATTCTTCACGCCGCATACCTGCCCGGACCATCCAAAGAGGAGGTGTTCCGACATGTTCTCCAGCAGCAGGAGCAGCTACGTGCCTTGGAGTCCCAGGTGGTGACCTTAGAGAGGGAATGCAAGGCTTGGGAACGGTCATCTTCTGATGAGTCATCCCTGCAGGCAGAAATGGATGTTCTTGAGAAAACACTTTGGAAGAATCAGCAAGAGCTGGTGGAAGAGGTGTTCTGGGAGGAGGAGCTAAGGATAGAGACTGAACGGGAGCGGGGGATGAAGCGGCGGTTAGGAGAACTGCATGCTAAACTGGATGATTGCGGACAAAAGTTGCACGAATTCAACACTCGTGCCATGCAACTTGAGAAGGACCTTCAGAAAGAAAGGCTGGAGGCGGAGGTATCGCCCAGCAAAGCTGATTCAAAAGACTCTTTGGGGTTAGTCAAGGCAGAGCTTCAGAGTCGGCAAAAACACGGGGAGGAGTTGGAGATGGAACTTCTAAATTTCGAGAAGGCTCTGGGGAGGGCGGAAACTCTGCTGAAG gccaAGCAGGAGGAGGTGGAAGAGTTGAATAAGGAGCTGAGACAGTGTAATTTACAGCAGTTTATCCAGCAGGCTGGAGCCCTGCCTACCCACACTCAATCTCGTACAGACCTCAGTGAACATCCAGAACTGGATCTGATTCAACTACTACAGGACAAACACAGAGACAATG ATTTGCCCACACGTTCCACCGCCAAGCAGTTCCTGGGTCACCCGCGCAACCTGCAGCACCCCCTGGTGTCCAGCCTGAACCCtgagg TCCTGACATCCAGGGAATCGTCTTGGCGGTAA